One Hevea brasiliensis isolate MT/VB/25A 57/8 chromosome 5, ASM3005281v1, whole genome shotgun sequence genomic region harbors:
- the LOC110656662 gene encoding transcription factor ORG2: MLALSPVFSTYGWPLEDPIGHEQIYFSREAEKTIDTIANSNFFQSQPPEILELDHFASFTDYSGDPNMVKKLNHNASERHRRKKMNCLYSSLRLLLPAANETKKLSRAATVSWVLKYIPELQQQVERLVQRKEELFSKLSKQDQTQQMKPKKGISSSFLSAVSATQISDSEVVIQISTYGVRTSPLSEILLYLEEEGLSLINSSSFESFGGRVFFNLHLQAKGGYKLEQEVLSEKLVSLYKEGKGFP, translated from the exons ATGTTAGCTTTGTCTCCTGTTTTCTCAACCTATGGATGGCCATTGGAGGACCCAATAGGCCACGAACAAATCTACTTCTCTAGAGAAGCTGAGAAGACGATTGATACTATTGCTAATAGTAACTTCTTTCAATCTCAGCCTCCAGAAATATTGGAGCTTGATCACTTTGCATCTTTTACAGATTATAGTGGTGATCCCAACATGGTTAAGAAACTTAACCATAATGCAAGCGAACGTCATCGTCGCAAGAAGATGAACTGCCTCTATTCTTCCCTCCGATTGCTACTTCCGGCAGCCAATGAAACG AAGAAACTCAGCAGAGCTGCCACAGTTTCTTGGGTGCTAAAGTACATTCCAGAACTACAACAGCAAGTGGAGAGGCTGGTTCAAAGGAAAGAGGAGCTATTCTCCAAGCTATCTAAGCAAGATCAAACTCAGCAAATGAAGCCTAAAAAAGGCATCTCTAGCAGCTTTCTATCAGCAGTATCAGCTACTCAGATCAGTGACTCAGAAGTTGTGATTCAGATTTCTACTTACGGCGTCCGTACAAGTCCATTATCAGAAATCTTGCTTTATTTGGAGGAGGAAGGTCTTTCTTTAATCAATTCTTCTTCCTTTGAGTCCTTTGGAGGCAGGGTCTTCTTTAATTTACATCTTcag GCAAAAGGAGGCTATAAATTGGAGCAAGAGGTTTTAAGTGAGAAGCTTGTGTCTTTATACAAGGAAGGGAAAGGATTTCCATAA